The Pseudomonas sp. MH9.2 genomic interval GATCAAAATCGAAGTTGAGGGCAAAGTTGTGCCCGGGTTTTTCGCTGTAGGTTTGATCGCCTTCAAAATCGTGAATCGCCGTACGCACGGATTGGCCATTGGTTTTGCCCGGACAGACCGCGTGGACGGTGTGCCCGACCATCTGCAGCGCCTGGAACGGCACCATCACTTCATAGTCTTCGACGTAATCGCCAACCAGCATGAGAATTTTTTTAGCGGCCATTTGAAGCTCTCCTTGAATGTAGGGCTTGGGCAATAAGCGTAGTCAAGCTACGGCCGATAGGGGCAAGACAGGTAATAGACAACTACTACGACGGTGAAAAGCTGCGGGAAGGATCAGTCTCGTCGGTCGAGGACGTTGACGACCAGGCGGTCAATCCAGCCCCAGGCACGCTGCTTGACCCGACGCCAGAATGGCCGAGCCTCCCAGGCTTCGAAACTGACCGGTGAGCTGAGCGCAAAGTCGTTTTCGAAGCTGGCAGCGACCGCAAGCGTCAGGCCGGGATCAAGGGCTTCGAGATTCGCTTCCAGGTTGAAGCGCAGGTTCCAGTGATCGAAGTTGCACGAGCCGATACTGACCCAGTCGTCGATCAAGACCATCTTCAAATGCAAAAAGCACGGTTGGTATTCAAATATCTGCACGCCCGCCTTGAGCAGTCGCGGGTAATAGCGATGGCCTGCATAACGCACCGACGGATGATCGGTACGTGGACCGGTCAGCAGCAGGCGTACATCGATACCCCGCATAGCGGCTCTACGCAGGGAACGACGGACTTTCCAGGTTGGGAGAAAGTACGGAGTTGCCAGCCAGATTCGGCGCTTTCCACTATTTATCGCACGCACCAACGATTGCAAAATGTCGCGGTGCTGGCGGGCGTCGGCGTAGGCCACGCGGCCCAACCCCTGACTGGCGACCGGCACCGTGGGCAAGTGCGGCAACCCGAAACGAAGCGTCGGCCGCCATGCGAAAGGGCGATGATTAGCGTGAAATTGCCGGTCGAACAGCACTTGCCAGTCAGCAACCATCGGCCCCGTGATTTCCACCATCACTTCATGCCATTGGCTGGTGTTCTGCTCAGGCAACC includes:
- a CDS encoding phosphatidylserine/phosphatidylglycerophosphate/cardiolipin synthase family protein, translated to MSRAIFAWRSSNKFSLLVDGPAFFPRMIEAIEQAQQQVELELYLVEAGACADAVVQALVHAASRGVVVRCLFDDYGAQAFTLNLRNRLIEAGVVLRFYNPVRWHRGFRNLYRDHRKLLLVDKRLAVVGGTGVTDEFWLPEQNTSQWHEVMVEITGPMVADWQVLFDRQFHANHRPFAWRPTLRFGLPHLPTVPVASQGLGRVAYADARQHRDILQSLVRAINSGKRRIWLATPYFLPTWKVRRSLRRAAMRGIDVRLLLTGPRTDHPSVRYAGHRYYPRLLKAGVQIFEYQPCFLHLKMVLIDDWVSIGSCNFDHWNLRFNLEANLEALDPGLTLAVAASFENDFALSSPVSFEAWEARPFWRRVKQRAWGWIDRLVVNVLDRRD